One window of the Paenibacillus beijingensis genome contains the following:
- the ribE gene encoding 6,7-dimethyl-8-ribityllumazine synthase gives MAKVFEGNLVSQGLKYGIVVGRFNEFITSKLLSGALDALKRHGAEEDEVEVAWVPGAFEIPLIAQKMAESGKYDAVITLGTVIRGSTPHFDYVCNEVAKGVSAIALKTGVPTIFGVLTTDSIEQAVERAGTKAGNKGWEAAASAIEMANLTKAIVG, from the coding sequence ATGGCAAAAGTATTTGAAGGAAATCTCGTATCGCAAGGTCTTAAGTATGGTATCGTCGTAGGCAGATTTAACGAGTTTATTACGAGCAAGCTGCTGAGCGGAGCGCTGGACGCGCTCAAACGTCACGGCGCCGAAGAAGATGAAGTTGAAGTCGCATGGGTGCCGGGCGCTTTCGAAATTCCGCTCATTGCCCAAAAAATGGCGGAGAGCGGCAAGTACGACGCCGTCATTACGCTTGGAACCGTCATCCGCGGGTCCACGCCGCACTTTGATTACGTGTGCAACGAGGTGGCGAAAGGCGTGTCCGCAATCGCGCTGAAAACCGGCGTGCCTACCATCTTCGGCGTGCTGACGACCGATTCGATCGAGCAGGCGGTTGAGCGCGCGGGAACGAAAGCCGGCAATAAAGGCTGGGAAGCGGCCGCTTCGGCGATCGAAATGGCCAACTTGACCAAAGCGATCGTAGGCTGA
- a CDS encoding DUF2953 domain-containing protein: MLGYLYGWIITLVVLLLLAAALMTAPIRIRGEIRRVGSDDDMEFSVRALFGLIYLKKRIPILRFTGTGFDFRQENDKLDIGGEGYESLLDRIDVQKMTEMIENSKKMLLRTEDLTGWIRQMLRRVNLKEWKWNTSVGVDDAMWTAMITGMIWSLKTTSIGVISQLVRLTSTPLLTVEPDYRRAHFSTEWSCIAQIRFGYAILAGLQLLLRMKRAKGGVKLWQNILFKA; the protein is encoded by the coding sequence TTGCTTGGATATCTTTACGGCTGGATCATCACATTGGTTGTTTTGCTGCTGCTCGCAGCCGCTCTGATGACCGCTCCCATTCGGATCAGGGGGGAGATTAGAAGGGTGGGAAGCGACGACGACATGGAGTTTAGCGTCCGGGCGCTCTTTGGCCTTATTTATTTAAAGAAGAGAATTCCGATCTTGCGGTTTACCGGAACGGGGTTCGACTTTCGGCAAGAAAATGACAAGCTGGATATCGGGGGTGAAGGATACGAGTCGCTGCTGGACCGAATCGACGTCCAGAAAATGACCGAAATGATTGAAAACTCGAAAAAAATGCTGCTGCGAACGGAAGATTTGACGGGCTGGATACGTCAAATGCTGCGAAGGGTTAACCTTAAGGAGTGGAAATGGAACACATCGGTTGGAGTGGACGACGCCATGTGGACCGCGATGATTACCGGCATGATCTGGTCGCTCAAAACAACGTCAATCGGCGTCATTTCGCAGCTTGTCCGTCTCACCTCGACTCCGCTGCTTACCGTCGAGCCGGATTACCGCCGAGCACATTTTTCCACCGAATGGTCCTGCATAGCTCAAATCCGCTTCGGTTATGCTATTCTTGCCGGACTACAACTTCTTCTCCGCATGAAAAGAGCGAAAGGTGGCGTAAAGCTGTGGCAGAACATCCTATTCAAGGCTTGA
- the ytfJ gene encoding GerW family sporulation protein — protein MAEHPIQGLMQTAMDNIKQMVDVNTIVGDPVQTPDGSVIMPISKVGFGFVAGGSDIQMNGSQAKAGSDAAHAAVALPFGGGSGGGVSITPIAFLVVGVQGVKVVPLDNQTHLMERVIDAAPQVVDKIQTMFRSNATGTMNTTITTPITTSGINNDQLV, from the coding sequence GTGGCAGAACATCCTATTCAAGGCTTGATGCAGACGGCAATGGATAACATCAAACAGATGGTCGACGTCAACACGATTGTCGGCGATCCGGTACAGACGCCGGACGGCAGCGTTATTATGCCGATCAGCAAAGTGGGCTTCGGCTTCGTGGCCGGCGGCAGCGATATCCAGATGAACGGGAGCCAAGCGAAGGCCGGCAGCGATGCGGCCCATGCCGCCGTTGCGCTTCCATTCGGCGGCGGCAGCGGCGGCGGGGTGTCGATTACTCCGATTGCCTTTCTCGTCGTAGGTGTGCAAGGCGTTAAAGTCGTACCGCTTGATAACCAAACCCATTTGATGGAACGGGTAATCGATGCGGCGCCGCAAGTGGTGGACAAAATTCAGACCATGTTCCGCAGCAACGCCACAGGCACGATGAATACGACAATAACTACTCCGATCACGACATCGGGTATCAACAATGATCAACTGGTTTAA
- a CDS encoding D-alanyl-D-alanine carboxypeptidase family protein, giving the protein MARLKKPLAVLLLAGMTIYSAVQGSANAEPAQSAGTITTHAKAAALIDVESGRILYEDHGTEEMRIASLTKIMTAIVAIEEGKLQDVVKVGKRAVGKEGSSIYLQLGEEMTLHNMLYGLMLRSGNDAATAVAEHVGGSEEGFVRLMNEKAEWLGLANTRFMNPHGLDQDGHYSSAVDLAKLTAYALHNSVFSEIVATRVKTAPNPHDAWDYKWTNKNKMLSFYDGADGVKTGYTKTALRCLVSSATRGGQRLAAVTLNDGDDWADHQKLLDYGYHHYPLTNLAEKGQGVSGYSLRAGRTFRYPLAKDEEGAVSSRLVLLDSAQPTAAYRLGERGRIDWYLNGVKIGTVPVYETDDKRTKGSDKPALSRRIGGTFEWRQGTATLSEAFRSVVMALLRAGAG; this is encoded by the coding sequence ATGGCCCGGCTTAAAAAACCGCTGGCAGTTTTGCTGCTGGCAGGCATGACGATCTATTCCGCAGTACAGGGTTCGGCGAATGCTGAGCCGGCGCAATCGGCCGGAACAATAACGACGCATGCGAAAGCTGCCGCCCTCATCGATGTGGAATCGGGGCGCATTTTGTATGAAGACCACGGCACGGAAGAAATGAGGATTGCCAGCCTGACGAAAATTATGACGGCAATCGTTGCGATTGAGGAGGGCAAGCTGCAGGATGTCGTCAAAGTCGGCAAGCGGGCCGTCGGCAAAGAGGGATCGTCCATTTATTTGCAGCTTGGGGAAGAGATGACGCTGCACAATATGCTCTACGGCTTGATGCTGCGCTCCGGCAACGACGCCGCGACCGCCGTTGCCGAGCATGTCGGCGGATCGGAGGAAGGCTTTGTCCGTCTGATGAACGAGAAGGCGGAATGGCTCGGCCTTGCAAACACCCGCTTTATGAATCCGCACGGTCTCGATCAGGATGGGCATTACTCCTCTGCGGTCGATTTGGCCAAGCTGACCGCGTATGCGCTGCACAATTCCGTTTTCTCCGAAATTGTCGCCACCCGGGTGAAAACGGCGCCAAACCCTCACGATGCCTGGGATTACAAATGGACAAACAAAAATAAGATGCTTTCTTTCTATGACGGTGCGGACGGCGTTAAGACCGGTTATACGAAAACGGCGCTGCGCTGCCTCGTCAGCTCGGCGACTCGCGGCGGCCAAAGACTCGCCGCGGTAACGCTCAACGACGGAGACGACTGGGCCGATCACCAAAAGCTGCTAGACTATGGTTACCATCATTATCCGCTGACGAATCTGGCGGAGAAAGGTCAGGGCGTGTCCGGATATTCGCTGCGGGCGGGACGCACCTTCCGGTATCCGCTGGCGAAAGATGAGGAAGGCGCGGTTTCCTCCAGGCTTGTGCTGCTCGATTCGGCGCAGCCGACCGCCGCTTACAGGCTCGGGGAGCGCGGGCGTATCGACTGGTATTTGAACGGTGTGAAGATCGGCACCGTACCGGTGTATGAAACGGATGACAAGCGAACAAAGGGATCCGATAAACCCGCGTTGTCGCGGCGGATCGGCGGAACTTTCGAATGGAGGCAAGGCACGGCAACGCTGAGCGAAGCATTCCGCTCGGTCGTTATGGCGCTGCTTCGCGCGGGCGCAGGCTAA
- the scpB gene encoding SMC-Scp complex subunit ScpB: MNYPKLKSIIEGLLFMAGDEGLSAKQLADIMEVDAATSSELVQDLKEEMERGGRGIRIAEVAGAYRLTTHPDHAPYFERMAVSPTRSSLSQAALETLSIIAYRQPITRVEIEEIRGVKSERAIQTLAAKDLIEEVGRAEQIGRPILYGTTKAFLDYFELPSLAALPEPSVVDPEDVLDEQTQLLFDKLESRQSNRDDLPDETGFEPAE, encoded by the coding sequence TTGAATTACCCGAAGTTGAAATCGATTATTGAAGGACTGCTGTTTATGGCCGGGGACGAAGGTCTCAGCGCCAAACAACTTGCCGATATTATGGAAGTTGACGCAGCGACCAGCTCCGAGCTGGTGCAAGATTTGAAGGAAGAGATGGAACGCGGCGGACGGGGGATCCGCATTGCGGAGGTCGCCGGCGCTTACCGGCTGACGACCCATCCGGACCATGCGCCGTATTTCGAACGGATGGCGGTTTCTCCCACGCGCAGCAGCCTGTCCCAGGCGGCGCTGGAGACACTTTCGATCATCGCTTACCGGCAGCCGATTACGCGCGTGGAGATCGAAGAAATCCGCGGCGTCAAGAGCGAACGCGCCATCCAGACGCTCGCGGCCAAAGACCTCATTGAAGAAGTCGGCCGGGCCGAGCAAATCGGCCGGCCGATTCTTTACGGGACGACGAAAGCCTTTCTGGATTACTTCGAGCTGCCTTCGCTTGCGGCGCTGCCGGAACCGTCCGTTGTCGATCCGGAAGACGTGCTTGACGAACAGACGCAACTGCTGTTTGACAAGCTGGAAAGCCGTCAATCGAATCGGGATGATCTGCCGGATGAGACCGGCTTTGAACCTGCGGAATAA
- a CDS encoding bifunctional 3,4-dihydroxy-2-butanone-4-phosphate synthase/GTP cyclohydrolase II — MIDAEKQNDVFDTIEDALFDLKQGKTIIVVDDEDRENEGDLIALAENISADTINFMITQARGLVCVPISAERAETLELPPMVSRNTDYHGTAFTVSVDHIDTTTGISAHERAMTVRTLVDDAAKADDFRRPGHIFPLIAKKGGVLRRAGHTEAAIDLAVMSGSKQGAAICEIIKEDGTMARLPDLIEFKRKHQLKLITIRDLILYRSNKEQLVERAVEVNMPTDFGVFRAVAYTNEIDGKEHVALVKGDVDSGEPVLVRVHSECMTGDVFHSHRCDCGPQLAAALRQIDQEGRGVLLYMRQEGRGIGLINKLKAYALQEQGFDTVDANIKLGFAPDLREYGIGAQILKDLGVRRMRLLTNNPRKIKGLEGYGLDVFERVPLQVERNEDNTNYLYTKKTKLGHLLDFEI, encoded by the coding sequence TTTGAAACAAGGCAAAACGATTATCGTCGTCGATGACGAGGACCGTGAAAACGAAGGCGATCTGATCGCGCTCGCGGAAAACATTTCAGCGGACACCATCAATTTCATGATTACGCAGGCGCGCGGCCTCGTGTGCGTTCCGATTTCCGCCGAACGGGCGGAGACGCTCGAGCTGCCGCCGATGGTATCCCGGAACACCGACTATCACGGCACGGCGTTCACCGTATCGGTCGACCACATAGATACGACAACCGGCATTTCCGCCCATGAACGGGCGATGACGGTGCGGACGCTTGTGGACGACGCGGCCAAGGCGGACGACTTCCGCAGACCGGGACATATTTTTCCGCTCATTGCCAAAAAAGGCGGCGTCCTGCGGCGCGCCGGCCATACGGAGGCCGCGATCGATCTGGCCGTCATGAGCGGCTCCAAGCAGGGAGCGGCGATCTGCGAAATCATTAAGGAAGACGGCACGATGGCCCGGCTGCCGGATCTCATTGAGTTCAAGCGCAAGCATCAATTGAAGCTGATTACGATCCGCGACCTCATATTGTACCGCAGCAACAAAGAGCAGCTCGTGGAGCGTGCCGTGGAAGTGAACATGCCGACCGATTTCGGCGTATTCCGGGCCGTCGCATACACGAACGAAATTGACGGCAAAGAGCATGTCGCGCTTGTGAAGGGCGATGTGGATAGCGGCGAACCGGTACTGGTGCGCGTCCACTCCGAATGCATGACCGGCGACGTGTTTCACTCGCACCGCTGCGACTGCGGGCCGCAGCTGGCGGCCGCTCTGCGCCAGATCGATCAGGAGGGCCGGGGCGTGCTGCTTTATATGCGCCAGGAAGGCCGCGGAATCGGACTCATTAACAAACTGAAAGCTTACGCGCTTCAGGAGCAGGGATTCGACACGGTCGACGCGAATATTAAATTGGGATTCGCCCCCGATCTGCGGGAATACGGCATCGGCGCGCAAATATTGAAAGATCTCGGCGTGCGGCGCATGCGCCTGCTGACCAACAACCCCCGCAAAATTAAAGGGCTTGAAGGGTACGGGCTTGATGTATTCGAGCGGGTGCCGCTGCAGGTGGAGCGCAACGAGGATAACACGAACTATTTATACACCAAAAAAACGAAACTTGGCCATTTGCTCGATTTTGAAATTTGA
- a CDS encoding segregation and condensation protein A, whose amino-acid sequence MSVHYKLEAFEGPLDVLLHLIDRAEIDIHEISVSDITDQYMEFLNAMQQLELDVTSEFLVMAATLLAMKSKQLLPKPPILEDDGYDDWHDDDSLDPRDELIQKLVEYRKFKKIAEQLRGKETARSLVYSKEPEDMTTFMKASPVNPVEGLQLSDLIAAFQKALRKATRRNAVATVHRDEISVKDRIRDIADILREHETVRFSKLVRQDMDRHEVVVTFLAILELMKMKQVTVFQHRLFEDIVINWRGDSPEREFELPEVEIDY is encoded by the coding sequence TTGAGCGTGCACTATAAACTCGAAGCTTTCGAGGGGCCGCTGGATGTGCTGCTGCACTTGATCGATAGAGCCGAAATCGATATCCATGAAATATCCGTCAGTGATATTACGGACCAATATATGGAATTTTTAAACGCCATGCAGCAGCTGGAGCTTGACGTGACGAGCGAGTTTCTCGTCATGGCGGCGACGCTGCTGGCGATGAAGAGCAAGCAGCTGCTCCCGAAGCCTCCGATTCTGGAAGATGACGGATACGACGACTGGCACGACGACGATTCGCTCGATCCGCGGGACGAACTCATTCAGAAACTGGTCGAATACCGGAAATTTAAGAAGATCGCGGAGCAGCTTCGGGGCAAGGAGACGGCGCGCAGTCTCGTATACAGCAAAGAGCCGGAAGATATGACGACGTTTATGAAGGCGTCCCCCGTCAATCCGGTCGAAGGGCTTCAGCTATCGGACTTGATCGCCGCGTTTCAAAAGGCGCTTCGCAAGGCTACGCGGCGAAACGCCGTTGCAACGGTGCACAGGGATGAAATATCGGTCAAGGACCGGATCCGGGACATTGCCGATATACTGCGTGAACATGAAACCGTCCGGTTTTCGAAGCTGGTCCGGCAGGATATGGACCGCCACGAGGTTGTCGTAACGTTCCTCGCCATACTGGAACTGATGAAGATGAAACAGGTAACGGTATTCCAGCACCGGCTCTTTGAAGATATCGTCATCAATTGGAGAGGGGATTCGCCGGAACGTGAGTTTGAATTACCCGAAGTTGAAATCGATTATTGA